In the genome of Xenopus laevis strain J_2021 chromosome 1S, Xenopus_laevis_v10.1, whole genome shotgun sequence, one region contains:
- the crygdl.12.S gene encoding gamma-crystallin-1 — protein MGKIFFYEESNFQGRHYECGSDCSDLSSYFNRCNSIRVEGGNWILYEHPSYRGHQYYLWRGEYPDFQRWMGFNDNIRSCHFIPQHHGQYKMRIYERGDYQGQMMEFFDDCPNTYDRFRFHDIHSCNVFDGHWMFYEEPNFRGHQYYMRPGQYRKYSDWGASSPRIGSFRRVHHMF, from the exons ATGGGAAAG ATCTTTTTTTATGAGGAAAGTAATTTCCAAGGTCGTCACTATGAGTGTGGCTCAGACTGTTCTGACCTGTCCTCATACTTCAATCGCTGTAACTCCATCAGGGTAGAGGGTGGAAACTGGATCCTCTATGAGCACCCCAGTTACAGAGGACACCAGTATTATCTGTGGAGAGGAGAATACCCAGACTTTCAGAGATGGATGGGCTTCAATGACAACATCAGGTCCTGTCATTTTATTCCCCAG CACCATGGCCAATACAAAATGAGAATCTATGAAAGAGGAGACTACCAAGGGCAGATGATGGAGTTCTTTGATGACTGCCCCAATACTTATGATCGATTCCGTTTCCATGAcattcactcctgcaatgtgtttgatggACACTGGATGTTCTACGAGGAACCCAACTTCCGAGGACATCAGTACTACATGAGACCTGGACAATACAGGAAATACAGTGACTGGGGAGCCTCAAGCCCCAGAATTGGATCATTCAGAAGAGTTCATCACATGTTTTAA
- the crygdl.11.S gene encoding MGC85509 protein isoform X1, translating to MGKIFFYEEKNFQGRHYECGSECSDLSSYFNRCNSIRVQGGNWILYEHPSYRGHQYYLWQGEYPDFQRWMGFNDNIRSCRFIPQHNGQYKMRIYEKGDYQGQMMEFFDDCPNTYDRFRFNDIHSCNVFDGHWMFYEEPNYRGRQYYLRPGEYRKYSDWGASSPRIGSFRRVYHKF from the exons ATGGGAAAG ATCTTCTTCTACGAGGAAAAGAACTTCCAAGGCCGCCACTATGAGTGTGGCTCAGAATGTTCTGACCTGTCCTCATACTTCAATCGCTGCAACTCCATCAGGGTACAGGGTGGAAACTGGATCCTCTATGAGCACCCCAGTTACAGGGGACACCAGTATTATCTCTGGCAAGGAGAATACCCAGACTTTCAGAGATGGATGGGCTTCAATGACAACATCAGGTCCTGTCGCTTTATTCCTCAA cacAATGGCCAATACAAAATGAGAATCTATGAAAAAGGAGACTATCAAGGGCAGATGATGGAGTTCTTTGATGACTGCCCCAATACTTATGATCGATTCCGTTTCAATGAcattcactcctgcaatgtgtttgatggCCACTGGATGTTCTACGAGGAACCCAACTACAGGGGGCGTCAATACTACCTGAGACCTGGCGAATACAGGAAATACAGTGACTGGGGAGCCTCAAGCCCCAGAATTGGATCATTCAGAAGAGTTTATCACAAGTTTTAA
- the crygdl.11.S gene encoding MGC85509 protein (The RefSeq protein has 1 substitution, 1 frameshift compared to this genomic sequence), whose product MGKIFFYEEKNFQGRHYECGSECSDLSSYFNRCNSIRVQGGNWILYEHPSYRGHQYYLWQGEYPDFQRWMGFNDNIRSCRFIPQHNGQYKMRIYEKGDYQGQMMEFFDDCPNTYDRFRFHDIHSCNVFDGHWMFYEEPNYRGRQYYLRPGEYRKYSDWGASSPRIGSFRRVYHKFKSTQTFTNTFVLVQ is encoded by the exons ATGGGAAAG ATCTTCTTCTACGAGGAAAAGAACTTCCAAGGCCGCCACTATGAGTGTGGCTCAGAATGTTCTGACCTGTCCTCATACTTCAATCGCTGCAACTCCATCAGGGTACAGGGTGGAAACTGGATCCTCTATGAGCACCCCAGTTACAGGGGACACCAGTATTATCTCTGGCAAGGAGAATACCCAGACTTTCAGAGATGGATGGGCTTCAATGACAACATCAGGTCCTGTCGCTTTATTCCTCAA cacAATGGCCAATACAAAATGAGAATCTATGAAAAAGGAGACTATCAAGGGCAGATGATGGAGTTCTTTGATGACTGCCCCAATACTTATGATCGATTCCGTTTCAATGAcattcactcctgcaatgtgtttgatggCCACTGGATGTTCTACGAGGAACCCAACTACAGGGGGCGTCAATACTACCTGAGACCTGGCGAATACAGGAAATACAGTGACTGGGGAGCCTCAAGCCCCAGAATTGGATCATTCAGAAGAGTTTATCACAAGTTT AAATCAACTCAGACATTTACTAATACATTTGTATTAGTTCAATAA